DNA from Pelobacter propionicus DSM 2379:
TCCCCTTCTTCCGCTGAGCAGGCGGGACTGACGTCGTTAACCGGCAGACAGAGGTTGAAGACGGTTCCCACGCCCTTCTCGCTCTGCACGCAGATACAGCCGTGATGTTCCCTGATCGTACCGTACACCGCAGCCAGGCCCAAACCGGTCCCCTTGCCGACTCCCTTGGTGGTGAAGAACGGTTCGAATATTCGCGGCAGCAGATCCTGAGGTATGCCCTCGCCCGTATCCCGAATACCGATGCGCACAAAACAGCCCGGCTCAATGGGAAAGGAGCTATCCCGGCAGTAGGCCTCGCTCAGCTCCACGTTTTCGGTGGATATGGTCAGCACTCCCCCCTCGGGCATGGCATGGCCGGCATTGACGCACAGGTTGATGATCGAGTTGACCATCTGGACCGGATCTCCCTTGATGGTCGACGGCGCGGCATTGAGTTCGCGCCTGATGGTAATTCCCTTGTCCAGGCTGTGTTCCAGCAGAGTCAGGGCATTTCCGATGGCGTGGTGCAGATCCATGGGAGCAATGACGACGTTTCCCTTGCGCGAGAAGATCAGCAGCCGCTGAGTGAGTCCGGCGGCATTCTCGCTCGCCGTGAGAATGGTGGAGACATGCTTCTGCAGGGGGTGGCCGCTGCCCAGCTTCAACGCCAGCATCTCCGCGTTGCCGATGATCCCCCCCAACATATTGTTGAAATCATGGGCCACACCACCGGCCAGTTGGCCGATCGCCTCCAGCTTCCTGCTTTGGGCCTGTTGTTCCTCTCGCAGGTATTCGTCGGTTATGTCGCGGAACACCAGGACGATGCCGATAATCTCCCCCTCGTTGGTGCGAATGGGAGCCCCCGAGTCGGCAACGCGGTACTCGGCACCACTCCGGGAGATCAGGATCGTGTCGGTTTCCAGGGCGGTGGTATCCCCCGACGCCAGAACCGAACTCACCGGATCCGGGCAGGTTTCCCTGCTGACGGCATTGACCAGGCGCAGCACTTCGCCCAGGCTCCGGCCACCAGCCTCCGGGAACATCCATCCGGTAAGTTTCTCGGCCACAGGGTTCATGCCGGTGATCCGGCCGGACGTATCCGTGGTTATGACGGCATCGCCGATGGAACGGATGGTGATGCGCAGGTTTTCCTCACTGCGGGCCAGGCTCCCGCGGGCGTCCCGCAAACGACGGTTCGTGACCAAAAGGGCAATGATCATGACCGTGAACAGGCAGAATGCCGCGATCACGCTCCATACCAGCTGACGGTAGGCCTGGTAGAAGGAGAAGGGGCGGTGGAGCACGATGCTGCCCGCGGGCAACCGCTGCTCGTCGATGCCGAATCGGGTCAGTTGCCGGCTGTCGAACATGTACCTGTTGTGGCTGGCCGTCTCCACCGGGATGTCCGCCGCCACGGCCTGGCCGGAGAGGATGCGCAGGGCCAATTCCGCGGCATGCTGCCCCTGGATCGCGCCGCTGTTCACTTTGCCGCCCAAGAGCCCCAGACCGAGGTTTGCGCTGGAGGTGGCCATGACCGGCACAGGCGACGCCTCGGCGATCATCGGGTAGATGGCGGTGTTGTCAAACACCCTGCCGTCGCGGTCCCGATACCAGGCCGGGGCGATAACCACGCTCCCCTGGCGCAATCCCTTCAGGCGCTCCAACAGCTCCCGTGTGGACAACTGCTCACCATCCAGATACACGAACTCCATGCCGGGAAAGTCAGCCTCGCTCTCCCGGGCCATCTGGCGCGTGCCCACCCCGGTAGGTGTCCCGTCGCTGACGATCACGATTTGTCTGGTTTGCGG
Protein-coding regions in this window:
- a CDS encoding hybrid sensor histidine kinase/response regulator yields the protein MLITSVVFPLPLPVAAEEQPPYHLLLLNSYHQGFRWTDDVTAAVISTMARVPRKVELHVEYMDEKRFHSDQLLAALERLFSLKYREMRPDIIITSDDDALNFVKRHHAELFPSVPVVFCGVNDVQSALTVPKRFFTGLVETLDIRDNISLAIRLFPQTRQIVIVSDGTPTGVGTRQMARESEADFPGMEFVYLDGEQLSTRELLERLKGLRQGSVVIAPAWYRDRDGRVFDNTAIYPMIAEASPVPVMATSSANLGLGLLGGKVNSGAIQGQHAAELALRILSGQAVAADIPVETASHNRYMFDSRQLTRFGIDEQRLPAGSIVLHRPFSFYQAYRQLVWSVIAAFCLFTVMIIALLVTNRRLRDARGSLARSEENLRITIRSIGDAVITTDTSGRITGMNPVAEKLTGWMFPEAGGRSLGEVLRLVNAVSRETCPDPVSSVLASGDTTALETDTILISRSGAEYRVADSGAPIRTNEGEIIGIVLVFRDITDEYLREEQQAQSRKLEAIGQLAGGVAHDFNNMLGGIIGNAEMLALKLGSGHPLQKHVSTILTASENAAGLTQRLLIFSRKGNVVIAPMDLHHAIGNALTLLEHSLDKGITIRRELNAAPSTIKGDPVQMVNSIINLCVNAGHAMPEGGVLTISTENVELSEAYCRDSSFPIEPGCFVRIGIRDTGEGIPQDLLPRIFEPFFTTKGVGKGTGLGLAAVYGTIREHHGCICVQSEKGVGTVFNLCLPVNDVSPACSAEEGEASGTAQHGCILIVDDEEQVRTVAADILESLGYRVLQATDGREGVEIFAARGGDIDLVLLDMVMPRMGGLACFREIRAIDPHARVLVTSGFARENSLEELQAAGIMGFLQKPYRRADLARMVAQAMCR